From one Flavobacterium kingsejongi genomic stretch:
- a CDS encoding transporter, with product MKKYILLVTILLSTLAFSHERMDTIAKYHFQKMMFFDDDDCDTCGCSASGGSMGFSSMLNQNFVGLRYIRQSYSTRDGIFNNSPWIDQTFNTVQAWGRIPVSKKIQITALVPYHFHENEKTTGAQSISGLGDITVMALYTVFETTRDTAVFKHTVQLGGGVKAPTGKYNKENNGSVNPSFQVGTGSWDYVLATEYIVRKDNLGLNTMLNYTIKTENADHYQFGNQFNYGSTLFYAFSTAKMSYVPQLGIAGEVTESNKEYGHNTLKTTSGDIFFGKIGMEIGRDRFSLGLNAMLPINQNLTGGLVKADYRWSVNLNYSL from the coding sequence ATGAAAAAATATATTTTATTAGTTACGATTTTACTATCAACTCTTGCTTTTAGCCATGAGCGCATGGATACAATTGCAAAATATCATTTTCAGAAAATGATGTTTTTTGATGATGACGATTGTGATACTTGTGGCTGCTCAGCAAGTGGGGGAAGTATGGGATTTAGTTCAATGCTGAACCAGAATTTTGTGGGGCTACGCTATATCCGTCAAAGTTACAGTACCCGGGACGGAATTTTTAATAATTCACCCTGGATCGACCAGACTTTTAATACCGTTCAGGCCTGGGGAAGAATTCCAGTTTCAAAAAAGATTCAGATTACTGCTTTGGTGCCCTATCATTTTCATGAAAATGAAAAAACAACTGGTGCACAATCGATCAGTGGACTAGGAGATATTACGGTGATGGCCTTATATACCGTTTTTGAAACCACCAGGGATACAGCTGTTTTTAAACATACTGTTCAGTTGGGTGGTGGTGTGAAAGCGCCTACAGGGAAATATAATAAGGAGAATAATGGTAGTGTTAATCCCAGTTTTCAGGTAGGAACAGGAAGCTGGGACTATGTACTTGCGACGGAATATATCGTTCGGAAAGACAATCTCGGACTGAATACGATGTTGAATTACACCATTAAAACCGAAAACGCAGATCATTACCAGTTTGGAAATCAATTTAATTATGGGAGCACATTATTTTATGCCTTTTCTACGGCTAAAATGAGTTATGTTCCACAGTTAGGGATTGCAGGTGAAGTAACCGAAAGTAATAAAGAATATGGACATAATACATTGAAAACGACTTCTGGCGATATCTTCTTTGGTAAAATTGGAATGGAGATTGGGAGAGACCGCTTTTCGTTAGGGCTCAATGCGATGTTACCTATTAATCAAAACCTGACCGGAGGTTTGGTGAAAGCGGACTACAGATGGTCTGTGAATTTGAATTATAGCTTATAA
- the lysS gene encoding lysine--tRNA ligase, with product MQLSEQEIVRREKLSRLKELGINPYPANLFPVNHTSKQIKDTFEEGKKVIVAGRVMSTRIQGKASFASLQDSEGRIQIYINRDEICPDEDKTLYNEVFKKLIDLGDFIGVEGELFTTQVGEQSIRVNTFSLLSKTLRPLPLPKTDTEGNIHDGFTDPELRYRQRYVDLVVNPQVKEVFIKRTKLFNAMRNFFNDKGYFEVETPILQSIPGGAAARPFITHHNSLDIPLYMRIANELYLKRLIVGGFDGVYEFSKNFRNEGMDRTHNPEFTAMEIYVAYKDYNWMMEFTENLLEHCAIAVNGVADATFGEHKVSFKAPYARVTMTDAIKQFTGFDISGKSEQEIFEAAKGMGIPVDATMGKGKLIDEIFGEKCEGNFIQPTFITDYPKEMSPLCKEHRDNPELTERFELMVCGKEVANAYSELNDPIDQRERFEAQLQLSERGDDEATQFIDNDFLRALEYGMPPTSGLGIGMDRLIMFLTNNASIQEVLFFPQMRPEKRTVQIDLTEEEKAIIDLLKSNANAMPLNLLKIQSDLSGKKWDTAMKALSKHGILKVVVDGENKTAEYHEK from the coding sequence ATGCAACTTTCAGAACAAGAAATCGTCAGAAGAGAAAAACTGAGCCGATTAAAAGAACTCGGCATCAACCCCTATCCCGCCAATTTGTTTCCGGTAAACCATACCTCAAAGCAAATCAAGGATACTTTTGAAGAAGGAAAGAAAGTTATTGTAGCAGGAAGAGTAATGAGTACCCGTATTCAGGGAAAAGCATCATTTGCCTCCTTACAGGATAGTGAAGGAAGAATTCAGATTTACATCAACCGTGATGAAATTTGTCCTGACGAAGATAAAACGCTTTATAACGAAGTGTTCAAAAAACTAATTGACTTAGGGGATTTTATCGGTGTTGAAGGAGAGTTATTCACCACACAGGTAGGTGAACAATCCATCCGGGTAAATACATTCTCCCTGCTAAGCAAAACATTGCGCCCACTTCCACTTCCAAAAACGGATACTGAAGGAAACATACACGATGGATTCACCGATCCTGAATTGCGTTACCGCCAAAGATATGTTGACCTTGTTGTTAACCCACAGGTAAAAGAAGTATTTATCAAAAGAACAAAACTGTTCAATGCGATGCGTAACTTTTTTAACGACAAAGGCTATTTCGAAGTTGAAACACCAATATTGCAATCCATTCCAGGTGGTGCAGCAGCACGCCCATTTATAACACACCACAATTCACTTGACATTCCTTTATATATGAGGATTGCCAATGAATTGTATTTAAAACGACTTATTGTAGGTGGTTTTGACGGGGTTTATGAGTTTTCTAAAAATTTCCGCAATGAAGGTATGGACCGTACTCATAATCCTGAATTTACAGCAATGGAAATTTATGTAGCTTATAAAGACTACAACTGGATGATGGAATTCACCGAAAACCTTTTGGAACATTGTGCTATCGCAGTAAATGGTGTGGCAGATGCTACATTTGGCGAACATAAAGTAAGCTTTAAAGCTCCTTATGCCCGCGTTACCATGACCGATGCAATTAAGCAATTTACCGGTTTTGATATTTCAGGAAAATCGGAACAGGAAATATTTGAAGCTGCAAAAGGCATGGGTATTCCTGTAGATGCCACAATGGGGAAAGGAAAACTAATAGATGAAATATTTGGAGAGAAATGTGAAGGCAATTTTATCCAACCTACCTTTATAACAGATTACCCAAAAGAAATGAGTCCGCTTTGTAAAGAGCACCGTGATAATCCGGAACTTACAGAACGTTTTGAACTGATGGTGTGTGGAAAAGAAGTTGCGAATGCGTATTCTGAGCTTAATGACCCTATTGACCAAAGAGAACGTTTTGAAGCCCAGTTACAACTTTCCGAAAGAGGAGATGATGAAGCGACACAATTCATTGACAATGACTTCTTAAGAGCGTTAGAATATGGAATGCCTCCAACTTCAGGCCTAGGAATCGGAATGGACCGACTGATTATGTTCCTGACTAACAATGCCTCTATCCAGGAAGTATTGTTCTTCCCACAAATGCGTCCGGAGAAAAGAACGGTTCAAATTGATTTGACGGAAGAGGAAAAAGCAATTATTGACCTCTTAAAAAGCAATGCTAACGCCATGCCGCTAAATCTATTAAAAATACAATCCGATTTAAGTGGCAAAAAATGGGATACCGCTATGAAAGCACTTTCTAAACACGGGATTTTAAAAGTAGTTGTTGACGGCGAGAACAAAACTGCCGAATACCACGAAAAATAA
- a CDS encoding glycerophosphodiester phosphodiesterase family protein translates to MLYKLRIFGIAIAMALVGCGGAKQPSRYLLKFKTTAELQAFLRYDKGHSIPLVSAHRGGPTVGYPENCTPTFSNATRFHPAVIETDIALSKDSVLVMMHDNTLDRTTTGTGKIENYVFEELRKLRLKDTEGKVTEYKIETLDEVLQWSKDKVILNLDIKKGVPFRMIVDAVRKNKAESYVVIITYNANQAAEIAALAPDLMISVSARGKEDVERMEQLGVKAEKMIAFVGVSEPKPEVYEYLHSRGISCILGTMGNLDKRAKTNGDDLYAKLVENGADVLSTDRNQEAGAALLKLMKERGLTSRHIIEVK, encoded by the coding sequence ATGTTATATAAATTGCGCATCTTCGGAATCGCCATTGCGATGGCACTTGTAGGATGTGGTGGTGCAAAACAGCCATCCAGATACCTTTTGAAATTCAAGACTACAGCAGAACTTCAGGCTTTTCTACGCTATGATAAAGGGCATTCCATTCCCCTGGTCAGTGCGCATCGTGGTGGGCCAACGGTAGGATATCCTGAAAATTGTACACCAACTTTTAGCAATGCCACGCGTTTTCATCCCGCTGTTATTGAAACGGATATCGCTTTAAGTAAAGATTCGGTTTTGGTAATGATGCATGATAATACACTGGACAGAACAACAACAGGAACCGGAAAAATCGAGAATTATGTTTTTGAAGAGTTGAGAAAACTACGACTTAAAGATACGGAAGGAAAAGTTACAGAGTATAAGATAGAGACACTTGACGAGGTTTTGCAGTGGAGTAAGGACAAAGTGATTCTAAATCTCGATATTAAGAAAGGTGTGCCTTTTAGAATGATTGTTGATGCTGTCCGGAAAAATAAGGCAGAATCTTATGTGGTTATTATTACCTATAATGCGAACCAGGCTGCAGAAATTGCGGCACTTGCACCGGATCTTATGATTTCAGTTTCTGCACGTGGTAAAGAAGATGTAGAGCGTATGGAACAATTAGGTGTTAAAGCTGAAAAAATGATTGCTTTTGTAGGGGTTTCGGAACCTAAACCCGAAGTATATGAATACCTGCATTCCCGTGGAATAAGCTGCATATTGGGTACTATGGGGAATTTAGATAAAAGGGCCAAAACAAATGGTGATGATTTGTATGCAAAACTGGTAGAAAATGGCGCAGATGTACTTTCGACAGATCGTAATCAGGAAGCCGGAGCCGCACTTCTGAAATTAATGAAAGAGCGGGGATTGACTTCCAGACATATTATAGAAGTCAAATAA